In Tsukamurella tyrosinosolvens, the genomic window GATGACCGTGCCGAGCACGAAGACGCCGATCGCAGTACCCGCGTGCATGGCGCTGGTGTTCCACGCGCTCGCCGAGGCGCGTCGATCGCCGGCGGCCAGTGCCAGCGCCGTCTGCTGCGCAGTGACGAAGCCGCCGCTGCCGACGAACCACACGAAGAGCGCCACGAGCGCGGGGACCGCGCTGTGTGACAGGGCGAACGCGCCGAGCCCTGCGCCGATTACCGCGATCCACAGGGCCGTCCGCGTGGGCCCGGGCAGGCCGGATCGGGTGAGCCTCCCACCTAGTAATGACCCGGTCACGCTGCCCAGCCCGACGAGGACACCCACGAGTCCGAGGCTCGCGGTGCTCCAGCCGAGACGCTCATGAAGAATCTGACCCGCATACGCGTAGGCGCCGAGACTGAACGACTGGACCACGAGGGTTGCCGCCAGGATCGGTCCGACGCGAGCATCGAGGGCGACCCGCAAGCCCTCCCCGAGGGTCGGCGGAGTTCCAGCTGGTCGGCCGCGTGGAACGGCCGAGGCGAGCGCCCCGGTCGCGACCGCGGTGCCGGCCGCGAGGGCGACGAAGCTCCACTGCCACCCGGCCGCGGCGGCGATGCCGGCACCGACCGGGATACCGATCACCTGGCCGGACGAGAAGAACGCCATGCCGCGGCCCATCAGCATGCCGATGGACTCGGGGTCGGGGGAACTGTCCGCCAGGTACGCCCAGATGCTCGGTCCTGCGAGCGCCGCTCCGAGCCCGCCCACCGCGCGAGCGGCGATCAGGACGGCGACCTGCGGCGCCAGGGCGCAAGCGAGGTTCGATACTAGGAACAATCCCGCGCCGATGAGCAACGGCGCCCGCCGGCCCACGCGATCGGAGACGGACCCGAGGAACGGCGACGCGATCGCATAGACCAGCACGTACGCGGTCGTGGCGTTCGCCGCCGTCGTGACGTCGGTCTGCAGCGCAGCCGTGATCGTCGGCAACAGTGGCGAGATCAGGAAGGTCTCCGCACCGATGAGGAAGAGCAGTAGGTACGCCCCTGCGATGCGCGGCCGGACGGCGATCGCGGCCGGCGCGCTCACGCGAACGTCCATGCGCAGCCGCGTTCGCGCAGGTTGACGCCACTGCTGGTCGCAGGTCTCGGATGCATATTTCGGAGACTAAGTAATGTTGACCGCAAACCTCAGGGTTGGGCCGACCATGATCTTGGGCTTGACTTCCGGTGGTTCGGACCGATAGCCGAAGGACCTACTCAACGATCGCGGCTCGGAGGGTGTCCAGGCCCATGCCGCCGAGCGCCAACGCGTCGCGGTGGAAGTCCTTGAGCGTGGATCCGGGGTGGGCGGCGAGGTAGGCGTCGCGCGTCTGCTCCCACACCCGCTGGCCCACCGAGTACGACGGCGCCTGCCCCGGCCAGCCGAGGTAGCGGTGGTACTCGAAGCGCAACTGCTCGTCGGACATCGCGACGTGCGAGCGCAGGAACCGCCAGCCCTTCTCGTACGTCCAGGCCCCGCCGCCGACCTCCGCGGGCGCCTCGAAGCCGCAGTGCACGCCGATGTCGAGCACCACCCGCGAGGCGCGGAGCCGCTGCGAGTCGAGCATGCCCATGAGGTCGCCGTCGTCGTCGAGGAAACCCAGGTCGCGCATGAGCCGCTCCGCGTACAGGGCCCACCCCTCGCCGTGCCCCGAGACGAACGACGCGAGCTTGCGGAAGACGTTGAGCGGCGCGATCACCGACTGCCCGATCTGCAGGTGATGCCCGGGGACGCCCTCGTGGTAGACGGTGGTCTTCTCCTGCCAGGTGTGGAACTCGGTCACGCCGTCCGGTACCGACCACCACATGGCGCCCGCGCGCGACAGATCGGCGGACGGGCCGGTGTAGTAGATCCCGCCCGAATTGCTCGGCGCGATCTTGCAGTCGAGCCGGTGCAGCTCGGCGGGGATGTCGAAGTGGGTCCCGGCGAGGGCGGCGACGGCCTCGTCGGAGGTCCGCTGCATCCACTCCTGCAGCGCGGCGGTGCCGTGGATCGTGTACCGCGGCTCGGTATCGAGCCGTGCGAGGGCCTCGGACACCGTCGCGCCGGGGTAGAGGCGGTGTGCGACCTGCTGCTGCTCGGCGACGATGCCGGCGAGCAGCTCCTGCCCCCAGGCGTAGGTCTCCTCGAGATCGACGTCCGCGCCCAGGTACAGCCGCGAGTACAGCGGATAGACGTCGCGGCCCACGCCGAGCCCGCCGGGCTCGTCGAGCGCCTTCGCGGCGGGCAGGACTTCGGTCTCGAGGACGTCCGCGTACCCGGCGAACGCGGCCCGCACCCGGTCCTTCAGGTCCGACGGTGCCTGCTCGCCCAGCCGGTCGACGTTCGCCGCGACCTGGTCGCCGGCCTTGCGGGCCTGCTCCAGCACCTCCCGCACCTGCAGCTCTGCGAAGGGCCAGGCACCGTCGGCGAGGCGGACCCGCAGGCCCTCCACGGCGGAGTCGACGGCGGACGGCACCGCCTCCAGCCGCGCGGTCAGCGTGGCGATCTCGTCCGGCGTGCCCGACGGGGTCAGGT contains:
- a CDS encoding MFS transporter is translated as MDVRVSAPAAIAVRPRIAGAYLLLFLIGAETFLISPLLPTITAALQTDVTTAANATTAYVLVYAIASPFLGSVSDRVGRRAPLLIGAGLFLVSNLACALAPQVAVLIAARAVGGLGAALAGPSIWAYLADSSPDPESIGMLMGRGMAFFSSGQVIGIPVGAGIAAAAGWQWSFVALAAGTAVATGALASAVPRGRPAGTPPTLGEGLRVALDARVGPILAATLVVQSFSLGAYAYAGQILHERLGWSTASLGLVGVLVGLGSVTGSLLGGRLTRSGLPGPTRTALWIAVIGAGLGAFALSHSAVPALVALFVWFVGSGGFVTAQQTALALAAGDRRASASAWNTSAMHAGTAIGVFVLGTVIAGANG
- a CDS encoding DUF885 domain-containing protein, translated to MSDAAAANTPIDQLANLLALRVAATDPILATHAGITELNDKLTDFSPAGLDAKAAVGRETLAQLDGLTEENDADRVTAATLRERLGVHGAIHDAGRTVGELNVIASPMQDIRDVFDLTPSGTPDEIATLTARLEAVPSAVDSAVEGLRVRLADGAWPFAELQVREVLEQARKAGDQVAANVDRLGEQAPSDLKDRVRAAFAGYADVLETEVLPAAKALDEPGGLGVGRDVYPLYSRLYLGADVDLEETYAWGQELLAGIVAEQQQVAHRLYPGATVSEALARLDTEPRYTIHGTAALQEWMQRTSDEAVAALAGTHFDIPAELHRLDCKIAPSNSGGIYYTGPSADLSRAGAMWWSVPDGVTEFHTWQEKTTVYHEGVPGHHLQIGQSVIAPLNVFRKLASFVSGHGEGWALYAERLMRDLGFLDDDGDLMGMLDSQRLRASRVVLDIGVHCGFEAPAEVGGGAWTYEKGWRFLRSHVAMSDEQLRFEYHRYLGWPGQAPSYSVGQRVWEQTRDAYLAAHPGSTLKDFHRDALALGGMGLDTLRAAIVE